In the genome of Crassostrea angulata isolate pt1a10 chromosome 6, ASM2561291v2, whole genome shotgun sequence, the window GATGTGATGTAAAAGAACATGATTGTAGAAAGAACTGGGAAGGTAGCTCAAAGGCTATGGAATCAGACATGTGTATATCTATGTTGAAAAATCTAGAGAGCAATGACGTGTGTGTTGGAACGATCATCATGGACAATGACTCTACAACGATATCTAAAGCTCGTTCAGAAGTGAAAGCGGACCTGAAAAAGCAGTGCGACAGAAATCACCTTCTGAAAGACtttacaaataaactttatGACATCAGAAAAGCCAAAAACTTCAGGGAACTCACACCAAAAACAATTTCACACATATCAAAGTGTTTTCGATACTGTGTATCACAAAATCAGGAGGATacagaaaaaatgaagaaaaatttatTAGCACTGGGAAAACATGTCTTTGGAGATCATTCATATTGTGGTTCATGGTGTGGATATTTGCAGAATCCATTGAAGTACAAGCCAAAACATCTTCCTTACAGCAGGTACCTTTGCGATGAAAAGTTGAAGATCACCCTTATGGATCTGCTGCATAAATATTCCAGTGATGCTGATAAGTTAACCCATCTAGGGAGTTCTCAGGCTAATGAGAGTCTCAACAATGCCATTTCCAGCAAGGCTCCTaaaaccaatttcttctctggATCAGAAAGCAATGACTATCGAGTTGCAGCAGCCATTGCGCAAAAGAACATTGGCTATGGATATGTGACTGATGTAAGTACATATACAAGTATATCCACACACACTCACACACAcagtaaaatcaaaataactacaccttttttatacattttattgaaagagttattgatttgtaatgtatttatcatggaaaaatatattcattccaGGTGTGTCAATCTGTGATGTTATCTCCTGGGGAAATAACCAAAAAGATTTCAGAGGAATATGACAGAAAAAGGGAGAAAGCAAGAGAAAGAGAAAGCACAATACAGTTCAAAAAGAGAAGAAGGGAAAAAAAGGAGCAGCAAAGTAATCACCAGAAAACTTGTGAAGTAAGAGAGGGAAAATCATATGAGACAGCAGTTGATATGAATAACAACATATGCTCTGATGATATTTGTGAAATACCTCCACCGCAAACTGAACAAACTTGCAAAGAACTGATACCTGGAGTGGAATATGCTTATGTGTCATTTGATCTTGAAACTACAGGACTTGGTATGTTAGAAATAagtttgtttataaaatgataatctaaatcataaaatttatttctcaATTATAATTATCCTTTCTTGATATTTGGTTTCTTTCTTCATATAatgaaacaaatgttgactgtgttttcagGCAACATTGATAATATaagcccccttgggacaaataCATTGCCCTCCGCTTCTTGTTTGGCAATATTTCATCCCTCAGGggcaaataaaaacaatgttgcACCCAACCTTattcaatatctttataatatattcatactttttcatgaaacacaattttattttgtgattACAGGTAATGATTCTGAAATTACTCAGATTGGAGCAGCCTACATACACGACAAAAGCTACAGCCAGTATCTCCTGCCTTCTAAAAGGATTTCAACCAGTGCGATTGCTCTGACTGGTCTTACCGTTGCTGGGAGCCAAATGTACAAGGAAGGCGAACCTGTTCCATCAACATCCACATCTGAAGGACTTACCAACTTTTTTAAGTGGCTTTCTTCAATTCATAAACCTGTTGTGTTAGTGGCTCATAATGCTAGATTTGACGCTAATGCTTTTTGTCGTGCTTTGATCACAAATGACATGAATGGTGATGCAGGGAAAGTTATTCAAGGATTTGTTGACACACTTTCACTCTTTAGAAAAGAAAGGCCTGGACTTTGCTCATACAAGCAAACTGACTTGGTCAAATCTTTCATTCAAACTGACTATAATGCACATGATGCAGCATCTGATGCAAAAGCTCTACTACAACTTCTTACTTCACAGAATTTTTCAGAACACATTTTACTTCAACACAGCTTTTCATTTGATTCGTACATTAGTCTACTTCATTATCATGAAATGGTGCAAAAAAACTCTTCCTCCCTAATGTGCTTAGTGAACAATAAAGTTATTTCTAAAATGATAATGACACGCATTGCGAAGTCAGGACTCTCTTTTTCCCACCTGTTACTGGCTTATAAAAGAGACTCTCAGCATGGTGTATTGCGATTGCTCTCCGAGAACACTTGTGAAGGGAAACCAAGAGtaacaagcaataaaaaaatcattggaaACCTTTGCTCTTACATTAAAGATGTTTGTGATTAAAgatattgtttaaacatttttttatctttttatttttttagtgtgtgtgtgcaacagaaaaaaaatcaaggggagtaactctaAAAGAGTAAAATGGCATTTTCTGGTGCATACTTTTCATATATaaatctatttataaaattttcagctgGATATCATAGAAAATCTATTAACAACAATGttgaataatgaaaaacaaatcagaTATCTCacttattaaaaaattgttcctttaaaaaaaaatttttgctaatttttccctctatttcattgaaatcaatgtGAAAtgagaaatatataaaatttaaattatttctcaAGATACGATGGAAAGAGTGGTTTTATGTGTTGGTAAATgtctttttatatacatatcaaCCTATTAAGGAATCCTTAAAAAAACTTGTGGATAAACCAGGAACGTTGCCAATGCCCTTAAGAACATTGCAAAACCCTTGCTTACAAGCATTCATTTTGATTAATCTGAGCAAAAGTAAgctaaacaaaaatatatggtCACTCTTGACCTAGATACGTTGTTCAAGATCACACACCTTTCATAcaaaagctctgtttatgtgAGGTATGAAGCCAGAAAGGGCAAGTGGGAGAGAATATAcgctttttgatttttttaacactGGTCATTTTTTATACACTTGATCCTTcacctaataataataaacttcaaaaatacattttttttaaccaaagaaACTCTGTGCTGATAGTATGAGCCAGACTGAACCAAGGGGAAGAGAATATATGATCCGGACAAGGCGTTTCCTCATTATTCTAACATGACGTTAACCTTGTGTAAGATTACCGTGCACCCTTGATCCAAAGGCACCCTGTAGCTCAATTTTGAGACACATACTGCCAAGGGGAGGAAAATATGCTCCGGACAAATGACCTCGGATGGACGACGAACAAAGTTATCAATATAGGGCGCTAGTAAAGCCGGTCCCAGGATCATGAAACAAACATATACCGGTACTTAAGTCAAAACTTGTACATTGTTTTAATGTCTCTTGATTGAAAACACTGACAAAATTGATATGCGatcaaaagtatttttaaaaagttttttgatTACAAAGTTCAATTGTCATTTTCtgataaacaaatatttcacaacttattaaaattttgacttaaggtggaataacacacctgaataaaatcattcaaataaacagtaaattatttgattatgaaagatgttatgataaataaactgtacatatgtctaataagcgaaaaatttgcagtttggggataaaaaatgaatttctaaaaatttaattcagtaacaacaaaagccccttgGGGTTCGAACTCGGGATGAACAGATTACAAACTCAGCAAtgtatccactcggctatggagtatgttagtttatttattgctgtcaataaaata includes:
- the LOC128188726 gene encoding uncharacterized protein LOC128188726; amino-acid sequence: MCISMLKNLESNDVCVGTIIMDNDSTTISKARSEVKADLKKQCDRNHLLKDFTNKLYDIRKAKNFRELTPKTISHISKCFRYCVSQNQEDTEKMKKNLLALGKHVFGDHSYCGSWCGYLQNPLKYKPKHLPYSRYLCDEKLKITLMDLLHKYSSDADKLTHLGSSQANESLNNAISSKAPKTNFFSGSESNDYRVAAAIAQKNIGYGYVTDVCQSVMLSPGEITKKISEEYDRKREKARERESTIQFKKRRREKKEQQSNHQKTCEVREGKSYETAVDMNNNICSDDICEIPPPQTEQTCKELIPGVEYAYVSFDLETTGLGNDSEITQIGAAYIHDKSYSQYLLPSKRISTSAIALTGLTVAGSQMYKEGEPVPSTSTSEGLTNFFKWLSSIHKPVVLVAHNARFDANAFCRALITNDMNGDAGKVIQGFVDTLSLFRKERPGLCSYKQTDLVKSFIQTDYNAHDAASDAKALLQLLTSQNFSEHILLQHSFSFDSYISLLHYHEMVQKNSSSLMCLVNNKVISKMIMTRIAKSGLSFSHLLLAYKRDSQHGVLRLLSENTCEGKPRVTSNKKIIGNLCSYIKDVCD